Proteins encoded within one genomic window of Bdellovibrio bacteriovorus:
- a CDS encoding substrate-binding periplasmic protein: protein MRLFIIASILFAAAKAFAFDVQEVRIGIPAGLAPPLLFDEKSPETKGLVAEYAAALAQAMGRTSTFSIITRYRLDSYLLKGQVDMMCYTSKVWASNQDQMDFSKTLFIKREIILGPETMPKKVSDLKGKTIGTMLQYVYPKLDPLFQSKQLFREDSLSEEANLKKLLNGRIDYIVTDEIFVDYFKLKHPKIDRNRQRFFMQEYPISCAVSRKGRVKEKEVNAAVDKIKSDGTLQTIFKKYGATLR from the coding sequence ATGCGCCTATTTATAATTGCATCCATACTTTTCGCAGCGGCAAAAGCTTTTGCCTTCGATGTTCAGGAAGTTCGAATCGGAATTCCTGCGGGACTAGCTCCGCCTTTGCTTTTTGATGAAAAGTCCCCCGAAACAAAAGGACTCGTGGCTGAATACGCGGCGGCCTTGGCGCAGGCTATGGGGCGAACCAGCACCTTTAGCATTATCACGCGTTATCGTCTGGACAGCTATTTGCTGAAGGGCCAAGTGGATATGATGTGCTACACCAGTAAGGTGTGGGCGAGTAATCAAGATCAAATGGATTTCTCTAAAACTTTGTTTATAAAACGAGAAATTATTCTTGGGCCCGAGACTATGCCGAAAAAGGTTTCGGATCTAAAAGGGAAAACTATCGGGACCATGCTTCAGTACGTGTACCCGAAGTTAGATCCTTTGTTTCAGTCTAAACAACTTTTTCGGGAAGACAGCCTCAGTGAAGAGGCGAATTTAAAAAAGCTCCTCAACGGTCGTATCGACTATATTGTCACCGATGAAATTTTTGTGGACTATTTTAAGTTAAAGCATCCAAAAATCGATCGCAATCGCCAGCGCTTTTTTATGCAGGAATATCCGATTTCGTGTGCGGTCAGTCGCAAGGGGCGGGTGAAAGAAAAAGAAGTGAATGCCGCCGTTGATAAAATAAAATCCGACGGCACTCTACAGACGATCTTTAAAAAATATGGAGCGACATTAAGATAA